Below is a window of Lacrimispora xylanolytica DNA.
ACATTTCAACGCCTGGATTTTCATCATTCATTGAAGTGAGTACCGGAACGTTAAATTCCTGCTTAACAGCCTTGCAGATATGGCCGCAGGCAGAGCCGTAACGGCCGGCTCGAAAGGCCGGACCAGCAAAGAAAACATCTATTTCTTTGCCTTTCAGCATAGAGATAATGGATTTCACTGCTTCTTCGGTATTGGATCCAATAAAGTTATCTCCGCAAATAATGGTATGGGTTATCTCAACTTCTTTTCCCAATGCCTGCTGCAGAGCCATTGCAGGACCCACAAGACCTTCTCTAATCTCAGGCTTAAAATCAGCATGTTCTTCTCCGCCGATCTGGCCAAAGAACTGATTTAAGTATAAAATACCCTTCATCTTTTTCCCTCCTTTAAAATTCTGCCATTGTCTTTGTTGACCAGCCAACGACCTGATCTCCGCAGAACATCGCATTATTCTCCATGATAATAGAACCATCCTCTTTTACGGAGGCTCCCAGGATTTCATCGTTGGACCAGCCTCCTGACATTCCATCTCTTGCCAGGGCCTCCAGTTCACCTAATACGGTCTCCATCCTTGGCAGACGGATGAGCGTGGAAACATTTCCGCAGGATACAATTGCATTCTCTTTTTCATCTAAAGATACGAGAGGCTGGCTGGCCCCGTCTCGACCGGTACATTCATTGGTAAGACCTACGGTCTTTACATTGGCATTTTCCAAAGCTACAATACAGCCTGTAAAGTCTGCATCCGGGTTGCCATAGCCTTCTTCTGCTACAATTGCAGAATCTGCTCCCAGGGATTTTGCCATCTGAGCCACAAATAAGGCAGCTCTGTCTTTCTGGTCAAGAGCCACATTTAAGTTTGACATAATGACTCCAAGGAAATTAATTGTTTTTCCATGCTCTCTGTAAAGCCTGCGGATCATGGGGAGATTCTGAAAATCATAGGTAGACCACTTGGAGGAGCATGGCATAAAGGAACCGCTGATCATCGCTCCGTCTAACACCTCATTGGGGTGCATAAAGGTGGGTAGCATCCGGTTGGTATCCCAGCCGTAATTCAAATCGTTATAACCGCCCTCTTCCATCTGGGACTGAGGCTGAAGCACTAAAACAACGCTTGGAAGCTCATTTACTTCCTTGCTTCTTTTCGTCACCGGTTCCAGTTCAAAGGTTTCTACCTCATCCGGCGTTAAGTCCTTTGTGACTGCACCAATGTATTCAGCCAGGCGCATACCTGCCCACCGCAAGGCACGGTTCTTTTTCTGCTGCTCTCTCTGTTCAAAGGTTTCATCGCTGTCAGCAACCAGGACCAGGTTCTTTAACTGGGAGTAGTATGTGTATTTGGCACCCTCTCCGCCCATATCAATGAGCCCATCCTGGAATCCGCCGTAGTGTTTTCCAACCACTAAGACGCTCATATCCTTTAAAGCGTATGTGGTACCATCACCGGCCTGCATAAGATCTCCGGTCACACCTGGGAAAACAGGACCTCCTCCAACGCGGTACCGTGGCTCGATTGCCTCCTTTACCGGAACGAGACGGACCATGTCCCCAGGTGATACAATATAAAGGTCTGCTTCTGTAATATGCTCATCTTCCTTTATGACCGAAAGAGCCTCCTCTTTGTTCACCGTAAGAATCCCATCTTTTAAAGAAGTTTTATCACCAAAGCAAATATCTTTTACATAAAAATTGCCTAATTCCAACTTCATTGGGTGTCTCCTTTCAAATTCTAAGACAAACTTGCATTCTTTTCATGCAGATTAAGTCCTTATAATTGATTTAAAAAATCTGCTGCTGTCTGAATGTCTTCTTCGCTCATGGTTCGTACATCAAACAGCACTTTGTTTTTATATATCCTTGTTACAATGGGGATGGAATTCTCTCTGAGCATACGTTCCAGCATTCCTTCTGAAATTTCTGTTCGGTATACACTGACAGCATAAGAATCAAGGCAGACTCCCGGCATAGACCCTCCGCCAATCTGACTCTGGGTTTTTACCACTTCATATTCTGCTTCCTGACACGGATTCAGTAACTTTAAAAACAACCGGGCCTTCTCCTCCAGACGTTCCAATGGCTCCATGATCATATGTAAGGTTGGTATCGTTTTCATTGCTTTCTCTTCGTCTAAGTACTCTCTTAACGTAAGCTCCAGGGCGGTTAACGTAAGCTTATCAATTCTCAGCGCCCGAAGAAGATGGTTTTTCTTCATTTTGCCGATGTATTCCTTACTTCCAACTATGATTCCAGCCTGGGGACCTCCAAGCAGCTTATCTCCGCTAAAGCAGACCACATCGGCACCATCGAAAAGACACTGTTTTACCGTTGGCTCTTCTCCGATTCCATGAGCTTTTAAATCCATCATCAGACCGGAGCCCATATCATATATAACTGGAAGCTGATGCCTGGCACCGATTGCTTTCAGCCCTTCGATTGAAACCTCTTTCGTAAAACCAATGATCTTATAGTTACTGGTATGGACTTTTAAGAGCGCACCTGTATGTTCACTGATACCATTCACATAATCGGATTCGTGAGTCTTATTGGTAGTTCCCACCTCTACCAGAGTACAGCCGCTGGCCTTCATAATTTCAGGTACCCGAAAAGAGCCGCCGATTTCTACCAGTTCCCCTCTTGAGACAATTACCTCTTTTTCCCTTACCAGAGAATTTAGGATTAAAAATACGGCAGCTGCATTGTTATTTACGACCAAAGCCGCCTCAGCACCGGTTAAAAAAGTAAGAAGCTGTTCCACATGGGCATACCTTGACCCTCTTTCCCCAGCTTCCAGATCATACTCCAGATTGGAATAATAACCGCCAATTTCTTTCATTTGATCAGAAACTTCCTGGGCAAGCTTTGCTCTTCCCAGATTTGTATGAAGCACGATTCCAGTGGCATTGATCACCCTTTTTAAATGAGGCTGATTCTGCCTTTTGATCTCATCTTCAATCCGGTCCAGCAAAACGTCACGAGTGCACCCGGTGGATTCTCCCGTTACTATTTTTTCTCTTTCTGAATCTATCTCTTTTTTAACAGCCAGCTTTATCAAAACTTCCGGTGCTTTTACGGCTCGCTCTATGATCATACAACGTATTATTTCATCTACCTTTGGCAGTTGTCTCATAAGACTGTTTTTATCGGTCATTCCATCATCCTTTAAAGAAATGTATCTCAGCCAATAAATTTTTTCTGGCTTAGAATTGTTCTTGCCTGTTCCAGATTGTGTTCCCCAACAAGCACCACAGGTCCTGTACAGCCCATACCGCTCTCTGCATAGATACCCGCTCCCCACAAGCAGGTAACCGCATCTTCAAGGTCCATAATTTCAATGCCCAGAATCTCTTCTGTTACGACTTCCTTTGGTGGTGCCTTTATGGCATCGGCTGACTCTTCCCGTTTTCCTGATTTAAGCTCAAGCAGGATATCATCCAGTCCTGCCTTTCTTGCTTTTTTAAATTCTTCTGATAATACCTTCTGATACTCTCCTAAGAGCATCTCTCTGGCAAATTCAACAGCACCTTCAATCACAGGAACTCCCGATGCTCTGGATACGATCATGATCAGCTTCTCAAAACCCTCTCCAATGCCAGGGCCATAGCCGTAGCCAAGAGATTCATATTTCCCTCCTGTGGTGTAGGCAGACAAAAGCTTAGACAGTACGTTGCCGGTTAAGGAATCCATAACCATGACATCGGCAGAGGCTGTCAATAAATCATTTCCACGCATAATCATACCGCCATCGCTTCTTCCAGAGGAAGCAAAACGGATATCGTATCCATTTTCTTTCAGTTTCTGAAGAGCAATTTCTGTCTGACGAGCCCCATCCACATTTAAGATTCCAACCAAAGGCTCACTCACTCCGCAGGCTTTGGCCGTAACGATACCGTAAATGGCATTTTTTATCATTCCCTCTACCCGGTTGACCGATGAGGTTCCTGTTGTCGTCGCCAGATACATCTTTCTTCCAGCTGCCGGTGTAATCACCCGGCCAACCGTTGATACTCCGATTGGAAATGGATAATGCATGGTAACTGCCCCATAGACTTCTTTGTTTGAGAGCATTTCATCCATTTTTTTATGTCCCTCCTCTTCGGAAGAAACGAGAACGGACTCTAAATTCTCTGCTTTTACGTCTCTGGTTCCAATCACCTTTACAGTAATTCCTTTTTTAGCAGCTTCCAGGGCTGCGCTGTAAATAGTCTCTTCCCCATGCTCACTGCCAATGGCCGTAACTGCTATGGGTATCTTTTTACCTGACTGTCCGGTTTCCAGCATATGTGCCAGATCAAGAAAGGTCTCAGCGACTATTTTTTTCATTTTCTTATCAGACATAGGTTCACCCCTCATCACCCTGAAGGTGCTTTGCAAAGTCCTTTAAGGAATCAGCAATCAGCTTTCTGACGCTGGCTTCTGAAACAGACTCGTCTTCTCCGGCACCACTGTTTTGTTGAAGGATAAAAGATACTCCATCAAATAAGTTGGTCATTCTGCCAAGAAACAGACTGCCTTTTCCGATCATCATGACTCTGTTAAGCTTTTTATCCATCAGTTCCTGTCTGGCAAATCCAAGGTAGGGAACACCTGATGGGATATGTCCCTGAGTAGGTGCCCAGCCAACCAGTCCATGATCGGTAACAAAATCTGCAAGCTGTGACTTTTCAATTTCTTTTCGCATGGCTGCAAGTGCCCCAATCATTTTATAATTGGCTTCCGGTACATTGCCTGCTCCAGCGGGCTTTGTAATATCCGGGTTCTGCATTTCCACGGAGTACTTATCAATATCTGATAATTTAAGACCTACCTTTTCCAGAGGAATCGCGGTCAGGGATGAGATGACATTTTGAGGAGAGGAACCGGTTCCTACCGTATGCCTTCCTACAATATCACTGTTGATTTCCGGACTCACGCCATCGTTAGTACTAACTAACACAGCAAACCCGGCAACGCAATCTTCCAGTATGGGCATATTTTTGTTTACATGATCTTTTCCGTTCATGCCAAGCTTAGCGGTAGAACCGCCAGCGGCAACAACCACATGTTTAAAGGTTCCGGATTTCACAAGGGCAGCGGCATGTAAAAGCGCATGGGCCGGGCCTGCGCAGAAACCTCTTACATCAGAGCCGGTTGCATTCACAAGACCTGCTATTTCGGAAGCAGCTTTTGCAAAGTTACCTCCGCCTCTCTGATTCATATCACCGCATGCTTCTTCCGAGCACTCAATAACGTAATCAATCTCTTCTGCATTTACTCCTGTTTTGCTGATGAGATGTAATAAGGATAAAACACATGATGCTTTTGAAACAAGATTCTCAAAAATGACGTGGGCAGAAAGCGATTGGTCAATATCATGGGCAGCTTTTATACAGCCAACTATTTTGCCTTCAAAATACAAGGTTTCTGCATGGGTATCCTGAATTAACTGTAAAACCTCAGGCAATGCAATTCCTTTTTCAAGGGCTTTTAATAGGGCTGGATTCATAAGGCTGTGTGATTCCAATTTAGACCTTACAGAATTGGCAAAATCCAATTCTAATTTTACCAGGTCAAATACGTCACATATGGCAATCAGGCCGATGAACTCATCTTCCGGCATGATTTCTCCGAATTTACCTTCTCTTTCTGTGTGTTCAGACTTCTGCAAAAACCATGGCTGCTCGTATCCTGCCAGCTCCTGTGGCGTCATGTTTCCAATATAGGTCTGATTGGGTAGATACGCCTTACACTCTTCATAGGTGCGCAGGCTCTTATCCAGGTTTTTTAAATATTCAGATTCCGGATCAATGGTTCTTTGCGTAGTTTGTGTCGTGCCATTGTGAATGACCATATCCGGCGTATGAGCAAGAATATAACTTGCTCCCTTTAAGACACTGTACATATTTGCCTCCTAATAATAAATCAATTCCTGTAAAATGTTGTTCCTTATACCATTTCACAAGAATTGATCTGTAAAGAGAAGATACTAGTATTTACAATACTCGTCTCTTATTGTCGACATTTCCTTTATGATATCATCTACATCTAAAACCATTTCCATCATACTGATCTGCTCGTCATAAACACTGCTGTCTACTTCGTCTTTTACTTCTGGCTCACAGGCATGATATACTTTTAGTCCCAACTGGACTCCTGCTAAAGGTCCTGCATAAGTAGGGTCTCCTGCAGTAACAGTCTCAGCAGCAAGGCCAGCAGCCTCACCTTCTGCGGCACCTAAAATAACAATAATATTTTCAGGTCCATACTGTTCTGCTAATGCTTTTACCCTCTTTTGATTCTCAAGATCCATAGCACCCGCGGCCGTTCAGACAAAGCATTCTGTTGATGAGAATACTACTTCTGCGCCAGCTGTTTTTACACACTCTTCAATGGCTGGGCCGGGAATGCCGTCTCTGTCACCGATAATGATGGCTTTTTTGTCTCTAAGCATCATAATTCCTCCTTATATTTTTTATATTAACGAAAGATCACCTGGGGAAGCTCCATGCATAGCAAACAGCCCACTCAGGGATCTTGCGCTATTACCAATGTTTGCTTTTCCAGCCGTTATTCAGCTAAAGCGTATTTTTTAACCATTTCTTCTATGGTGTCTGGAGTCGCATCTTCTTTGACCAGCTCCTCCACCTTTTCCCCGCCTTTGTAAATTGCCATAACAGGAAGGCCAAGTATCTTTTGTGAGATAGCAAGTCTTCTGGCCTTTGTGGTATTTAGCTTTGTAAATTTAAGCTTATCTCCATATTCCTCTGCCAGCTTTTCCACATGAGGCAAAAGAGCCTTACACGGCTCACAGCCATCTCCAAAAAAATCCACAAAAACAAAGCCGTCTGCTTCTAAGACCTCTGGTCCAAATGTGTCCTTATCAACGATTAACATAGTAACTCCTCCTTCTATTCTGAAACATATTTTTCAGCCATGACTGCTGCAATTGCACCATCCGCACAGGCTGTAACAACCTGCCTCAACTCTTTTACTCTGATATCTCCCACTGCATACACACCTGGGATGTTGGTTTCCATATTTTCGTTGGTCTTTATGTAGCCGTACTCCAGATCCAATATTCCTTCAAAGCACTTTGACTGGGGTAGATAACCAATAAATCCAAACACACC
It encodes the following:
- the selA gene encoding L-seryl-tRNA(Sec) selenium transferase: MTDKNSLMRQLPKVDEIIRCMIIERAVKAPEVLIKLAVKKEIDSEREKIVTGESTGCTRDVLLDRIEDEIKRQNQPHLKRVINATGIVLHTNLGRAKLAQEVSDQMKEIGGYYSNLEYDLEAGERGSRYAHVEQLLTFLTGAEAALVVNNNAAAVFLILNSLVREKEVIVSRGELVEIGGSFRVPEIMKASGCTLVEVGTTNKTHESDYVNGISEHTGALLKVHTSNYKIIGFTKEVSIEGLKAIGARHQLPVIYDMGSGLMMDLKAHGIGEEPTVKQCLFDGADVVCFSGDKLLGGPQAGIIVGSKEYIGKMKKNHLLRALRIDKLTLTALELTLREYLDEEKAMKTIPTLHMIMEPLERLEEKARLFLKLLNPCQEAEYEVVKTQSQIGGGSMPGVCLDSYAVSVYRTEISEGMLERMLRENSIPIVTRIYKNKVLFDVRTMSEEDIQTAADFLNQL
- the trxA gene encoding thioredoxin TrxA, giving the protein MLIVDKDTFGPEVLEADGFVFVDFFGDGCEPCKALLPHVEKLAEEYGDKLKFTKLNTTKARRLAISQKILGLPVMAIYKGGEKVEELVKEDATPDTIEEMVKKYALAE
- a CDS encoding glycine/sarcosine/betaine reductase component B subunit gives rise to the protein MKLELGNFYVKDICFGDKTSLKDGILTVNKEEALSVIKEDEHITEADLYIVSPGDMVRLVPVKEAIEPRYRVGGGPVFPGVTGDLMQAGDGTTYALKDMSVLVVGKHYGGFQDGLIDMGGEGAKYTYYSQLKNLVLVADSDETFEQREQQKKNRALRWAGMRLAEYIGAVTKDLTPDEVETFELEPVTKRSKEVNELPSVVLVLQPQSQMEEGGYNDLNYGWDTNRMLPTFMHPNEVLDGAMISGSFMPCSSKWSTYDFQNLPMIRRLYREHGKTINFLGVIMSNLNVALDQKDRAALFVAQMAKSLGADSAIVAEEGYGNPDADFTGCIVALENANVKTVGLTNECTGRDGASQPLVSLDEKENAIVSCGNVSTLIRLPRMETVLGELEALARDGMSGGWSNDEILGASVKEDGSIIMENNAMFCGDQVVGWSTKTMAEF
- the grdD gene encoding glycine/sarcosine/betaine reductase complex component C subunit alpha; the protein is MSDKKMKKIVAETFLDLAHMLETGQSGKKIPIAVTAIGSEHGEETIYSAALEAAKKGITVKVIGTRDVKAENLESVLVSSEEEGHKKMDEMLSNKEVYGAVTMHYPFPIGVSTVGRVITPAAGRKMYLATTTGTSSVNRVEGMIKNAIYGIVTAKACGVSEPLVGILNVDGARQTEIALQKLKENGYDIRFASSGRSDGGMIMRGNDLLTASADVMVMDSLTGNVLSKLLSAYTTGGKYESLGYGYGPGIGEGFEKLIMIVSRASGVPVIEGAVEFAREMLLGEYQKVLSEEFKKARKAGLDDILLELKSGKREESADAIKAPPKEVVTEEILGIEIMDLEDAVTCLWGAGIYAESGMGCTGPVVLVGEHNLEQARTILSQKKFIG
- the grdC gene encoding glycine/sarcosine/betaine reductase complex component C subunit beta; this encodes MYSVLKGASYILAHTPDMVIHNGTTQTTQRTIDPESEYLKNLDKSLRTYEECKAYLPNQTYIGNMTPQELAGYEQPWFLQKSEHTEREGKFGEIMPEDEFIGLIAICDVFDLVKLELDFANSVRSKLESHSLMNPALLKALEKGIALPEVLQLIQDTHAETLYFEGKIVGCIKAAHDIDQSLSAHVIFENLVSKASCVLSLLHLISKTGVNAEEIDYVIECSEEACGDMNQRGGGNFAKAASEIAGLVNATGSDVRGFCAGPAHALLHAAALVKSGTFKHVVVAAGGSTAKLGMNGKDHVNKNMPILEDCVAGFAVLVSTNDGVSPEINSDIVGRHTVGTGSSPQNVISSLTAIPLEKVGLKLSDIDKYSVEMQNPDITKPAGAGNVPEANYKMIGALAAMRKEIEKSQLADFVTDHGLVGWAPTQGHIPSGVPYLGFARQELMDKKLNRVMMIGKGSLFLGRMTNLFDGVSFILQQNSGAGEDESVSEASVRKLIADSLKDFAKHLQGDEG